In a genomic window of Helianthus annuus cultivar XRQ/B chromosome 10, HanXRQr2.0-SUNRISE, whole genome shotgun sequence:
- the LOC110881939 gene encoding uncharacterized protein LOC110881939, translating to MGPMAFAAPIFSTIVTATEGIYYNYFVQGSMGPSPAVMIHSDPQLAIASDSELTKPYHPVLMMAKSKFSARIVHAKLPPKLKMPSTVKKYDGTTDPDDHMFEFDGAARVKQWLMSAWCFMFAYTLTGATLVWFDALNKGEINDFEELRRLFLQNFSHQRDYSKEITEVHNIRRWDEESLDSFIDSFNRESMQISGVVDQLRVSGFCHGVRNNQLVEKLHKNLPKMMEVLIERARAFARGKNACSSMTEPEQRMSSWKKNGGSVFDKPPVGNRGRMHPYKRNDRAPRGRGANPRFYNLSYLLKTPSEILVTDGASFRTPPKLRTTGDKNSIKYCHYHQQKSTIQMTVGL from the coding sequence ATGGGTCCTATGGCTTTCGCCGCTCCTATTTTCTCCACAATTGTTACTGCGACAGAAGGAATTTATTACAATTATTTTGTGCAGGGATCCATGGGACCATCTCCGGCAGTCATGATACATTCGGACCCTCAACTGGCCATTGCTAGTGACTCAGAGCTCACAAAGCCTTATCATCCGGTGTTGATGATGGCAAAGTCGAAGTTCAGTGCACGAATAGTTCATGCCAAGCTTCCACCAAAGTTAAAAATGCCATCTACGGTTAAAAAATATGATGGCACTACAGATCCAGATGACCATATGTTCGAGTTTGATGGGGCTGCACGAGTCAAACAATGGTTAATGTCGGCTTGGTGTTTTATGTTCGCTTATACTTTAACCGGGGCAACTCTGGTATGGTTTGATGCACTTAACAAGGGCGAAATCAACGATTTTGAGGAGCTTCGGAGGTTGTTCCTCCAAAATTTTAGCCATCAAAGGGATTACTCAAAAGAGATCACTGAAGTGCATAATATCAGGAGATGGGACGAAGAGTCACTTGACAGTTTTATTGACAGTTTTAATCGAGAAAGTATGCAAATCAGTGGAGTGGTGGACCAACTGCGGGTCTCCGGCTTTTGCCACGGAGTCCGAAACAACCAGCTGGTAGAAAAATTACATAAGAATCTCCCCAAGATGATGGAAGTATTGATAGAGCGTGCCCGAGCATTCGCTAGGGGAAAGAACGCTTGTAGCTCAATGACTGAGCCAGAACAAAGAATGTCTTCCTGGAAGAAGAATGGAGGTTCCGTCTTTGATAAACCTCCGGTCGGAAACAGGGGACGAATGCACCCTTATAAAAGGAATGATCGAGCCCCACGGGGAAGAGGTGCTAATCCACGATTCTATAACCTGTCATATCTTTTGAAAACTCCTAGCGAGATCCTCGTCACTGATGGAGCAAGCTTCCGAACACCACCCAAGCTCCGGACCACAGGCGACAAGAACTCCATAAAGTACTGTCATTACCATCAGCAAAAGTCCACAATACAGATGACTGTTGGTCTCTAA